The Mesorhizobium koreense genome includes a window with the following:
- a CDS encoding arylesterase, with translation MAAFKILFRALLVAIMAALAVAPAAADPVSIVGMGDSLMAGYELGPGEPFAAKLQDALKKNGYYATVTNAGVSGDTTSDGQARLDWSVPDGTDLVILELGSNDMLRGIDPALTKKNLEAMIERLRARDIKVVLFGMKAAPNLGPDYQKAFDAIYPDLAAEYSLPLYPFFLDGVAGHPDLQLKDGMHPNAKGVDRIVSGALPIVEKALGKPGKNS, from the coding sequence ATGGCGGCTTTCAAAATTCTTTTCAGGGCTTTGCTTGTCGCCATTATGGCGGCGCTGGCCGTCGCGCCGGCAGCGGCCGATCCGGTGAGCATCGTCGGCATGGGCGACAGCCTGATGGCCGGATACGAACTCGGCCCCGGAGAACCCTTCGCTGCCAAACTGCAGGATGCTCTTAAGAAGAACGGTTACTACGCGACCGTGACCAATGCCGGCGTCTCCGGCGACACCACGAGCGACGGGCAGGCGCGGCTCGACTGGTCGGTTCCGGATGGGACCGATCTGGTCATCCTCGAACTCGGCTCCAACGACATGCTGCGCGGCATCGATCCGGCGCTGACGAAGAAGAACCTCGAAGCGATGATCGAGCGGCTGCGGGCGCGCGATATCAAGGTGGTGCTTTTCGGCATGAAGGCCGCGCCCAATCTCGGCCCGGACTACCAGAAGGCGTTCGACGCCATTTATCCGGATTTGGCAGCCGAATATTCACTACCGCTCTACCCGTTTTTCCTCGACGGCGTTGCCGGGCACCCGGACCTGCAACTCAAGGACGGCATGCATCCGAATGCGAAAGGCGTGGATCGCATCGTCTCGGGCGCGCTCCCGATCGTCGAAAAGGCGCTCGGCAAGCCTGGAAAAAACTCATGA
- a CDS encoding acyl-CoA dehydrogenase family protein: MGKISDPLALSPAESAADRMARVVAIAAEAVDTVDREGRFPLETAEALKHGRLLGVAIPAELGGEGLGTAAVADLVVQLAQACGSSAMVYAMHQIQVSSLATHGVTSEWHRAFMRRVADEQLLLASATSEAGIGGNLRNSICAVEVADRRFSLTKDATVISYGANADAILATARRAPDAAHSDQVMVVIPADSDRSLERKSVWDTLGMRGTCSDGFLLTAAGDAAQIFPKPFSEIAAQSMLASSHIYWAATWFGIAADAFARAQAFVKAAARKQPNVTPPGALRLSEAAAMLQEMKGHLVAAIHRFETAQQDDDDLSSIGFAAEINALKVASSEKAAEVVRVAMLITGILGYKNGTPFSVGRHLRDVTSAAVMISNDRILSNTSTLLLMSRFDTSLFDSPRGA, translated from the coding sequence ATGGGGAAGATCAGCGATCCGCTGGCGTTGTCGCCCGCGGAGAGCGCCGCCGATCGCATGGCGCGTGTCGTCGCTATTGCGGCCGAAGCCGTCGATACGGTCGATCGGGAGGGCCGGTTTCCGCTGGAAACAGCGGAGGCGCTGAAACACGGACGTCTGCTCGGGGTTGCCATTCCTGCCGAACTGGGTGGCGAGGGGCTCGGCACCGCAGCCGTCGCGGACCTGGTCGTCCAGCTCGCCCAGGCCTGCGGATCGAGTGCGATGGTCTATGCGATGCATCAGATCCAGGTTTCCAGCCTGGCGACACATGGCGTGACCAGCGAGTGGCACCGCGCCTTCATGCGGCGTGTGGCGGACGAACAACTCCTGCTTGCCTCGGCCACCTCGGAAGCCGGCATCGGCGGCAATCTCAGGAATTCGATCTGCGCTGTCGAGGTTGCGGATCGGCGCTTCTCGCTCACCAAGGACGCGACGGTGATTTCCTACGGTGCCAATGCCGACGCGATCCTGGCGACGGCGCGCCGCGCGCCTGATGCCGCCCATTCCGACCAGGTCATGGTTGTTATCCCGGCCGATAGCGACCGTTCGCTGGAGCGCAAGTCCGTTTGGGACACGCTCGGCATGCGCGGCACGTGTTCCGACGGCTTCCTGCTAACGGCAGCGGGCGATGCGGCACAGATCTTTCCGAAGCCGTTCTCCGAGATCGCGGCGCAGTCCATGCTGGCGAGTTCGCACATCTACTGGGCCGCGACATGGTTCGGCATCGCGGCCGATGCGTTCGCGCGCGCTCAGGCCTTCGTCAAGGCGGCGGCACGCAAGCAACCGAACGTGACGCCTCCCGGCGCACTGCGTCTCTCGGAGGCAGCCGCGATGCTGCAGGAGATGAAGGGGCATCTGGTCGCGGCAATCCATCGCTTCGAGACCGCCCAGCAGGACGATGACGACCTCTCGTCGATCGGCTTCGCCGCCGAGATCAACGCGCTGAAGGTCGCCAGCAGCGAGAAGGCCGCGGAAGTGGTGCGTGTCGCCATGCTGATCACCGGCATCCTCGGCTACAAGAACGGCACGCCCTTCAGCGTCGGCCGTCATCTGCGTGACGTGACGTCGGCCGCCGTGATGATCTCCAACGACCGCATTCTTTCCAACACCTCGACGCTGCTTCTCATGAGCCGCTTCGATACGTCTCTGTTTGATTCTCCTCGGGGGGCTTGA
- a CDS encoding YkvA family protein yields MDKARIDEILTPGNRDRNREREERVRGQFWRTAKRAARQVPFMEDVVAAYYCALDTRTPTCVRGILLAALAYFVLPTDFIPDFIFGLGFTDDVAVLTAAITAIRSHITPAHRAAAREALSEDS; encoded by the coding sequence ATGGACAAGGCCCGAATAGACGAGATCCTCACGCCGGGAAACCGCGACCGCAACCGGGAACGCGAGGAGCGGGTGCGCGGTCAGTTCTGGCGCACGGCCAAGCGCGCGGCGCGTCAGGTTCCCTTCATGGAGGACGTGGTCGCCGCCTATTACTGCGCGCTCGACACAAGGACGCCGACGTGCGTGCGCGGCATTCTCCTGGCGGCGCTCGCTTATTTCGTGCTGCCGACCGATTTCATTCCCGACTTCATCTTCGGCCTCGGTTTCACCGACGACGTGGCCGTGCTGACGGCTGCGATCACCGCGATCCGATCACACATCACGCCGGCCCATCGCGCCGCTGCGCGTGAGGCGCTTTCCGAGGATTCGTGA
- a CDS encoding ABC transporter ATP-binding protein: MTEAVPAIDAVIALSDVSLTLGEGASQVHVLKGVTLSVARGETSGIVGPSGSGKSTLLMVIAGLERVDSGTVTIAGETLNGKSEDQVAAFRGRNVGIVFQSFHLIPNMTALENVAVPLELAGRKDPFMVAERELAAVGLKERMTHYPGELSGGEQQRVAIARALAPEPPILIADEPTGNLDQATGRQIADLLFTTARERGTTLLLVTHDAALAARCGRQIGMRSGRIEAAPALKVTA, encoded by the coding sequence GTGACTGAAGCCGTGCCCGCGATCGATGCCGTCATTGCGCTGAGCGACGTGTCCCTGACGCTGGGCGAAGGCGCATCGCAGGTCCATGTGCTGAAGGGCGTGACGCTTTCGGTGGCACGCGGCGAGACTTCGGGCATCGTCGGGCCCTCCGGATCGGGCAAGTCGACGCTTTTGATGGTGATCGCGGGACTGGAGCGGGTCGACAGCGGCACGGTGACGATTGCCGGCGAGACTTTGAACGGCAAGAGCGAGGACCAGGTTGCGGCCTTCCGCGGCCGTAATGTCGGCATCGTTTTCCAGTCCTTCCACCTGATCCCCAACATGACGGCACTGGAGAACGTCGCCGTGCCGCTGGAGCTTGCCGGCCGCAAGGATCCGTTCATGGTCGCCGAGCGCGAGCTTGCAGCAGTCGGCCTGAAGGAGCGCATGACGCATTATCCCGGTGAGCTTTCAGGTGGCGAGCAGCAACGCGTGGCGATCGCGCGCGCGCTGGCGCCGGAACCGCCGATCCTGATCGCAGACGAACCGACCGGCAATCTCGACCAGGCGACTGGAAGGCAGATTGCCGATCTACTCTTCACGACCGCCAGGGAGCGCGGCACGACGCTGTTGCTGGTCACGCACGATGCGGCGCTCGCTGCACGCTGTGGACGACAGATCGGCATGCGTTCGGGTCGCATCGAGGCGGCGCCGGCGCTCAAGGTCACGGCCTAG
- the rlmN gene encoding 23S rRNA (adenine(2503)-C(2))-methyltransferase RlmN, which yields MTVSLDLADHAARDALAMQARARHREKQSLIGLSRADMAEALVAAGVPERQVRMRVQQLWHWLYVRGVSDFADMLNISRDLRTTLAERFTAARPEIVEEQISNDGTRKWLFRFPARGAGRPVEIETVYIPEEGRGTLCISSQVGCTLTCSFCHTGTQKLVRNLTAEEILAQLLTARDRLGDFPDRDTPAGAIVPAEGRKVSNIVMMGMGEPLYNFEEVKKALLIAADGDGLSLSKRRITLSTSGVVPGISRTGEEIGVMLAISLHAVRDDLRDLLVPINKKYPLNELLAACRAYPGLSNARRITFEYVMLKDVNDSLTDAKELVRLLKGIPAKINLIPFNPWPGTNYQCSDWETIEKFADTINSAGYASPIRTPRGRDILAACGQLKSESERLKKTERLALEAMMIAGHGEA from the coding sequence ATGACCGTTTCGCTCGACCTTGCCGATCATGCCGCCCGCGATGCCCTCGCCATGCAGGCGCGCGCGCGCCACCGGGAGAAACAGTCCCTGATCGGACTCTCCCGCGCCGACATGGCCGAGGCGCTCGTCGCTGCCGGCGTGCCCGAGCGGCAGGTCCGGATGCGCGTGCAGCAACTCTGGCACTGGCTCTACGTGCGTGGCGTCTCCGACTTCGCCGACATGCTCAATATTTCCCGGGATCTGCGGACGACGCTCGCGGAACGCTTCACTGCCGCGCGGCCCGAAATCGTCGAGGAGCAGATTTCCAACGACGGCACGCGCAAATGGCTGTTCCGGTTTCCCGCGCGCGGGGCGGGGAGGCCGGTCGAGATCGAGACCGTCTATATCCCCGAGGAAGGACGTGGGACGCTGTGCATCTCCAGCCAGGTCGGCTGCACGCTCACCTGCTCGTTCTGCCACACCGGGACGCAGAAACTCGTGCGCAACCTCACCGCCGAGGAAATCCTCGCCCAGCTGCTGACGGCGCGTGACCGGCTCGGCGACTTTCCCGACCGCGACACGCCCGCCGGCGCCATCGTGCCGGCCGAAGGCCGCAAGGTCTCCAACATCGTCATGATGGGGATGGGCGAGCCGCTCTATAATTTCGAGGAAGTGAAGAAGGCGTTGTTGATTGCCGCCGACGGTGACGGCCTGTCGTTGTCGAAGCGGCGCATCACGCTTTCCACCTCCGGCGTCGTGCCGGGGATCTCCCGCACGGGCGAGGAGATCGGTGTCATGTTGGCCATCTCGCTGCATGCCGTGCGCGACGATCTGCGTGACCTTCTGGTGCCGATCAACAAGAAATATCCGCTCAACGAACTGCTCGCCGCCTGCCGGGCCTATCCGGGCCTGTCGAATGCTCGCCGCATCACCTTCGAATATGTGATGCTGAAGGACGTCAACGACAGCCTTACCGACGCCAAGGAACTGGTGCGGCTCCTTAAAGGCATCCCGGCGAAGATCAACCTCATTCCCTTCAATCCCTGGCCGGGCACGAACTATCAATGCTCCGACTGGGAGACGATCGAGAAATTTGCCGACACTATAAATTCCGCAGGCTATGCCTCGCCGATCCGTACGCCGCGCGGACGCGACATCCTCGCCGCCTGCGGCCAGCTCAAGTCGGAATCGGAGCGCTTGAAGAAGACGGAGCGGCTGGCGCTCGAGGCGATGATGATCGCCGGTCACGGCGAGGCCTGA
- a CDS encoding amino acid--[acyl-carrier-protein] ligase has translation MDAKTFDAKTLLDNLFDNGILFESGVDGLYGRSGTFEDVIERFEKIVLKVGGPDKATRIHFPPGMARAALEKTGYMKSFPQLAGCVHSFMGDERDHARLLGMMEKGEDWTEMQEATEVAMTPAACYPLYPTVARQGPVPAEGLLYELSSYCFRHEPSKDPARMQLFRQREYIRIGTNEQVQAFQKSWMERGRRIVEELDLPCEIEVANDPFFGRAGKMMANSQRDQTLKFELLIPVTSIEKPTACLSFNNHQDHFGQSWGIRFADGTFCHSGCVGFGLERVALALFRHHGPDVATWPVKVRHALWGA, from the coding sequence ATGGACGCCAAGACATTCGATGCCAAGACCCTGCTCGATAATCTGTTCGACAATGGCATCCTGTTCGAATCCGGCGTCGACGGCCTTTACGGCCGCTCCGGCACCTTCGAGGACGTGATCGAACGCTTCGAGAAGATCGTTCTCAAGGTCGGCGGCCCGGACAAGGCGACGCGCATCCATTTCCCGCCAGGCATGGCGCGGGCGGCGCTGGAAAAGACCGGCTACATGAAAAGCTTTCCCCAGCTTGCGGGCTGCGTCCACTCCTTCATGGGCGACGAGCGCGATCATGCGCGGCTGCTCGGCATGATGGAGAAGGGCGAGGACTGGACGGAGATGCAGGAGGCGACCGAGGTCGCGATGACGCCGGCGGCCTGCTATCCGCTCTATCCGACGGTCGCCCGGCAGGGGCCGGTGCCGGCGGAGGGACTTCTCTACGAACTGTCCTCCTACTGCTTCCGGCATGAGCCATCGAAGGACCCGGCGCGCATGCAGCTCTTTCGCCAGCGCGAATATATAAGGATCGGCACCAACGAACAGGTGCAGGCATTCCAGAAGAGCTGGATGGAGCGCGGCAGGCGGATCGTCGAAGAACTCGACCTGCCCTGCGAGATCGAGGTCGCCAACGACCCGTTCTTCGGGCGCGCCGGAAAGATGATGGCCAACAGCCAGCGCGACCAGACGCTGAAATTCGAGCTTCTGATACCCGTGACGAGTATTGAGAAGCCGACCGCCTGCTTGTCGTTCAACAACCACCAGGATCATTTTGGGCAAAGCTGGGGCATCCGCTTCGCCGACGGGACCTTCTGTCATTCGGGCTGCGTCGGCTTCGGGCTGGAGCGCGTGGCGCTGGCGCTGTTCCGGCACCACGGGCCTGACGTTGCGACGTGGCCGGTCAAGGTCCGCCATGCCCTTTGGGGAGCGTGA
- a CDS encoding ABC transporter permease, which translates to MRCGDALRLAFRFSLREMRGGLRGFAVFLTCIALGVAAIGGVNSVAEAIGTSVSDQGRVLLGGDIRYQLIQREADDAERAYFSDLGTVAESANLRSMARLPDGADQALVEVKAVSDAYPLYGKLATAPALSHDALFGEENGVYGAAAPDILFARLHLKPGDRIKLGKATIELRARLVDEPDAVSDGFAFAPRLLVSLDALHASGLIQPGSLVKHIYKVKLPAGTSDAALKKISDEAGDKFPEAGWSVRTRMNAAPALASNIERFTQFLTLVGLTALIVGGVGVANAVRAYLDGKRGVIATFKSLGASGGFVFTVYLVQIGLLALIGIVTGLVVAAALPFVAGWALSSVIPVPAEGGIYPGALAMAALFGVLVTLAFALLPLGRARDVPATALFREMGFEASGLPRRPYLAAAGGIVIVLALLSVWYASDRHIAVIFVIAAAFAFLVLRSVGWGVQFLARRSPRVRSTALRLAIGNIHRPGALTGSVVLSLGLGLTLVAALALIDGNLRHQIADSLPEKAPNFFFVDIQGNQVDDFTSLAAKEAPGAKIERVPMLRGRVMALNGVPSKDIKAPPEGAWVLRGDRGLTYAEEKPKNATITEGSWWPKDYSGPPLVSFSEDEAHALGVKVGDTLTVNVLGRNVTAKVANLRKVEWETLGINFVFIFSPNTLAGAPHAWIATLTMPGATPADEARILGAVTRDFPAVTTIRVKDALEVVNRLVGQLATAIRAAAALALLASVLVLAGALAAGHRARIHDAVVLKTLGATRRTLIAAFALEYALIGLATAVFALFAGGVSGWYVVTEIMKLPSRFLPEVAVSTVGIALALTVGFGLAGTWRILGQKAAPVLRNL; encoded by the coding sequence ATGCGCTGCGGGGATGCGCTTCGCCTCGCCTTTCGCTTCTCGCTGCGCGAGATGCGCGGCGGGCTTCGCGGTTTCGCGGTTTTCCTTACCTGCATCGCGCTTGGCGTGGCCGCCATCGGCGGCGTCAATTCCGTCGCCGAGGCGATCGGCACCAGCGTATCGGACCAGGGCCGTGTCCTGCTTGGCGGCGATATACGCTATCAACTCATTCAACGTGAGGCCGACGATGCGGAGCGCGCCTATTTCAGCGATCTCGGCACCGTTGCCGAAAGCGCCAATCTGCGCTCGATGGCGCGCCTACCCGACGGCGCGGATCAAGCTCTGGTTGAGGTGAAAGCGGTGAGCGACGCCTATCCGCTGTACGGCAAGCTTGCCACCGCACCGGCACTTTCGCATGACGCGCTCTTCGGCGAGGAGAACGGCGTCTATGGCGCCGCCGCGCCCGATATATTGTTCGCCCGGCTGCACCTGAAGCCCGGCGACCGGATCAAGCTCGGCAAGGCGACGATCGAACTCAGGGCAAGGCTCGTCGACGAGCCGGATGCCGTGTCGGACGGCTTCGCCTTCGCGCCGCGCCTCCTCGTCTCGCTCGATGCGCTCCATGCCTCGGGTCTGATTCAGCCGGGTAGCCTGGTCAAGCATATCTACAAGGTGAAATTGCCGGCCGGAACGAGTGATGCGGCGTTGAAGAAGATCAGCGACGAGGCCGGCGACAAGTTCCCTGAGGCCGGCTGGAGCGTCCGCACCCGCATGAACGCCGCGCCGGCCCTTGCCTCCAACATCGAGCGCTTCACGCAATTCCTGACCCTCGTCGGGTTGACGGCGCTGATCGTCGGCGGTGTCGGCGTCGCCAATGCTGTGCGCGCCTATCTCGACGGCAAGCGGGGCGTCATCGCCACCTTCAAGAGCCTCGGCGCCTCGGGCGGCTTCGTCTTCACCGTCTATCTCGTCCAGATCGGCCTGCTCGCGCTGATCGGCATCGTCACCGGCCTCGTGGTCGCCGCCGCGCTCCCCTTTGTAGCCGGTTGGGCGCTATCCTCCGTCATCCCCGTGCCGGCCGAAGGCGGCATCTATCCCGGTGCGCTCGCCATGGCCGCTCTCTTCGGTGTTCTGGTAACACTCGCCTTCGCGCTCTTGCCGCTCGGCCGCGCCCGCGACGTTCCGGCGACGGCGCTCTTTCGCGAGATGGGCTTCGAGGCGAGTGGATTGCCGCGCCGCCCCTATCTTGCCGCGGCAGGCGGGATCGTGATCGTGCTGGCCCTGCTTTCCGTCTGGTACGCCAGCGACCGGCATATCGCCGTCATCTTCGTCATCGCGGCCGCGTTCGCCTTCCTCGTGCTGAGAAGCGTCGGCTGGGGGGTGCAGTTCCTGGCGCGCCGAAGCCCACGCGTGCGCTCGACCGCGCTTCGGTTGGCCATCGGCAACATCCACCGGCCGGGGGCGTTGACGGGTTCCGTGGTGCTCTCGCTCGGGCTTGGACTAACGCTCGTCGCTGCCCTCGCCCTGATCGACGGCAATCTGAGGCATCAGATCGCCGACAGCCTGCCGGAAAAGGCGCCGAACTTCTTCTTCGTCGACATCCAGGGAAACCAGGTCGACGATTTCACCAGTCTGGCGGCAAAGGAGGCTCCGGGAGCGAAGATAGAGCGCGTGCCGATGCTGCGCGGCCGCGTCATGGCCCTGAACGGCGTACCTTCCAAGGATATCAAGGCACCGCCTGAGGGCGCCTGGGTGCTGCGTGGCGACCGCGGCCTCACCTATGCGGAGGAAAAGCCGAAGAACGCCACCATCACCGAGGGAAGTTGGTGGCCGAAAGACTATTCCGGGCCGCCGCTGGTCTCCTTCTCGGAAGACGAAGCGCACGCGCTCGGCGTCAAGGTCGGCGACACGCTGACCGTCAACGTTCTCGGCCGCAACGTGACGGCGAAAGTCGCCAATCTGCGCAAGGTCGAATGGGAGACGCTCGGCATCAATTTCGTCTTTATCTTCTCGCCCAACACACTCGCCGGCGCGCCGCATGCCTGGATCGCCACGCTGACCATGCCGGGCGCGACACCGGCGGACGAGGCACGCATCCTGGGCGCCGTGACGCGTGACTTTCCGGCTGTGACCACGATCCGTGTCAAGGACGCGCTCGAAGTGGTCAACCGCCTCGTCGGACAATTGGCGACGGCGATAAGGGCAGCGGCCGCGCTCGCCCTTCTCGCCTCCGTACTGGTGCTGGCAGGCGCGCTCGCAGCCGGCCACCGCGCCCGCATCCACGATGCGGTGGTGCTGAAGACGCTCGGCGCCACAAGGCGCACGCTGATCGCCGCCTTCGCGCTCGAATACGCGCTGATCGGACTGGCGACGGCGGTTTTCGCGCTTTTCGCCGGCGGCGTGTCGGGCTGGTATGTGGTGACGGAGATCATGAAGCTGCCGTCGCGTTTCCTGCCCGAAGTCGCGGTCTCGACCGTGGGAATAGCACTGGCATTGACGGTCGGCTTCGGCCTTGCCGGCACCTGGCGAATCCTCGGCCAGAAAGCGGCGCCGGTTCTGCGCAACCTGTAG
- the thpR gene encoding RNA 2',3'-cyclic phosphodiesterase has translation MPRLFTALEIPRDAALSLSLLRGGLPGARWIDVENYHLTLRFIGDVEGHVADEIADALDRVRRRSFQLTLSGVGAFGSKKPHALWAGAMASPDLNALQGEIERICQRLGLPADARKFMPHVTIARLRNVSPAEVAVYLSARGNFRTAPFRVSRFVLMSSKDSVGGGPYVVEEAWPLTAGDATRPYSAPAADISRIGR, from the coding sequence ATGCCACGCCTTTTCACCGCCCTCGAAATTCCGCGTGATGCCGCCCTTTCGCTGTCGCTCCTGCGCGGCGGCCTGCCCGGCGCCCGCTGGATCGATGTGGAGAACTACCACCTCACCTTGCGCTTCATCGGCGATGTCGAGGGCCATGTCGCCGATGAGATCGCCGACGCGCTCGATCGGGTGCGTCGCCGATCCTTCCAACTCACCCTTTCCGGCGTCGGCGCCTTCGGATCGAAGAAGCCGCACGCGCTTTGGGCCGGCGCCATGGCCTCGCCCGACCTTAACGCGCTGCAGGGCGAGATCGAGCGCATCTGCCAGAGGCTCGGCCTGCCCGCCGATGCCCGCAAATTCATGCCGCACGTCACCATCGCCCGGTTGAGGAATGTCAGTCCGGCCGAAGTCGCCGTCTATCTTTCGGCACGGGGCAATTTCCGTACCGCGCCATTCCGCGTGTCGCGCTTCGTGCTGATGTCGTCGAAGGATTCGGTCGGTGGCGGCCCCTATGTCGTCGAAGAGGCCTGGCCGCTGACTGCCGGCGATGCAACACGTCCCTACAGTGCACCCGCCGCGGATATTTCACGGATCGGCCGATAG
- a CDS encoding 4a-hydroxytetrahydrobiopterin dehydratase, with protein MAREKLERAAVDGALQELDGWTLDVGGKSISRKFDFRNFSEAFGFMTRAALAAEKLGHHPDWSNVYKTVNVTLSTHDAGGLTELDFDLARRMDGFAEA; from the coding sequence ATGGCACGCGAAAAGCTCGAACGCGCTGCGGTTGACGGTGCGCTGCAGGAACTGGATGGCTGGACGCTGGATGTCGGCGGTAAGTCGATTTCGCGCAAATTCGACTTCCGCAATTTTTCCGAGGCCTTCGGCTTCATGACGCGCGCGGCCCTCGCCGCGGAGAAACTCGGCCATCACCCCGACTGGTCGAACGTCTACAAAACCGTCAACGTGACGCTTTCCACGCATGATGCCGGCGGCCTCACCGAGCTCGATTTCGACCTTGCCCGACGTATGGATGGTTTCGCGGAGGCCTGA
- a CDS encoding DUF1839 family protein has protein sequence MRQVIPGLDPATYRSSFLHDAERRWPETNCYVDLLIEVLHASGHEPAAALGFTVMQDFEGDHFTFFKFPTADLQRLYGIDIEELAIFDRLDARVMTQIDRNRLPMVEVDAFYLPDTRGVSYRISHSKSSIGINALDPESRRMEYFHNAGYFTLQGADYDALFPERDEANGLPLFPYSEFMKFGRTPCSKDLVRTARCLLSHHLARRPKTNPIAAYAETFAGHAAALAERQPEYFHTYAFNTLRQLGANFELLSSHIAWLGVHGLHGLERAAEAAGSISEGSKTMQFKLARAMARRRFDGLAEMLAPMAAAYDVTMHVLDVKIAPELSYKAA, from the coding sequence ATGCGGCAGGTCATTCCCGGCCTTGATCCGGCTACCTACCGGTCGAGTTTCCTGCATGACGCCGAGCGGCGCTGGCCGGAGACCAACTGCTACGTCGACCTCCTGATCGAGGTTCTCCACGCTTCCGGTCATGAACCGGCCGCGGCGCTTGGCTTCACGGTGATGCAGGACTTCGAGGGCGATCATTTCACTTTCTTCAAGTTCCCGACCGCCGACCTGCAGCGGCTCTACGGTATCGATATCGAGGAATTGGCGATCTTCGACCGGCTCGATGCGCGTGTCATGACGCAGATCGACCGAAACCGCCTCCCAATGGTCGAGGTCGATGCTTTCTACCTGCCGGATACGCGCGGCGTGAGCTATCGGATCTCGCATTCCAAGTCCTCGATCGGCATCAACGCGCTCGATCCGGAAAGCCGGCGCATGGAATATTTCCACAATGCCGGCTACTTCACGCTGCAGGGTGCCGACTACGACGCGCTGTTCCCCGAACGCGACGAAGCGAACGGATTGCCACTCTTCCCCTATTCGGAGTTCATGAAATTCGGACGCACCCCGTGTTCGAAGGATCTGGTGCGGACTGCGCGATGCCTGCTTTCCCACCATCTGGCAAGGCGGCCGAAAACGAACCCGATCGCCGCCTACGCCGAAACCTTCGCCGGGCATGCGGCGGCGCTTGCCGAACGGCAGCCGGAATATTTCCATACCTACGCCTTCAATACGCTGCGTCAGCTCGGCGCGAATTTCGAACTGCTTTCGAGCCATATCGCATGGCTCGGTGTTCACGGCTTGCACGGCCTTGAGCGGGCGGCGGAGGCGGCCGGCTCGATTTCGGAAGGCTCCAAGACGATGCAGTTCAAGCTAGCGCGCGCCATGGCGCGGCGGCGCTTCGACGGGCTCGCCGAGATGCTGGCTCCGATGGCTGCAGCCTACGACGTGACGATGCACGTCCTCGACGTGAAAATCGCGCCTGAGCTGAGCTACAAAGCCGCCTGA
- a CDS encoding acyl carrier protein, with product MIDRIRTLLAQNSMIPIDFEAMSDTANLYDAGLTSFASVQMMLAIEEEFDIEFPEQMLTRRTFSSIASIAAAVSELTVESV from the coding sequence ATGATCGACAGAATCCGCACGCTTCTCGCGCAGAATTCGATGATTCCCATTGATTTCGAGGCGATGTCAGACACCGCTAATCTTTACGATGCGGGACTGACGTCCTTCGCCTCCGTCCAGATGATGCTGGCGATCGAGGAGGAATTCGACATCGAGTTTCCCGAGCAAATGCTGACCCGGCGAACCTTTTCGTCGATCGCCAGCATCGCCGCGGCTGTCTCGGAACTCACGGTCGAATCGGTCTGA
- a CDS encoding invasion associated locus B family protein, which produces MHRARILTFSCLIALAFAAPAMAQSATKIGQHNAWGTYSYPSKNGKVCYVLTVPTEKEPKNLDHGDIFFFVSQRPGQNVSYEPQFIAGYDLQDKSKVTVTVGNKSFSMFTRGKSAWMENAAEEPQLIAAMKGGTDMTVAAKSTRGNDTKYVFSLKGITAALGSISDCK; this is translated from the coding sequence ATGCATCGCGCACGAATTCTAACCTTTTCATGTCTCATCGCGCTGGCGTTTGCCGCGCCGGCGATGGCGCAGTCGGCCACCAAGATCGGCCAGCACAACGCATGGGGCACCTATTCCTATCCGTCGAAGAACGGGAAAGTCTGCTATGTCCTGACGGTCCCGACAGAAAAGGAACCGAAGAATCTCGACCATGGCGACATCTTCTTCTTCGTCAGCCAGAGGCCGGGGCAGAATGTGAGCTACGAGCCGCAATTCATTGCCGGCTATGACCTCCAGGACAAGTCGAAGGTGACGGTCACAGTCGGAAACAAGAGCTTTTCCATGTTCACCCGCGGCAAATCGGCGTGGATGGAGAATGCGGCCGAGGAGCCGCAATTGATCGCCGCCATGAAGGGTGGCACCGACATGACGGTCGCGGCAAAATCGACTCGCGGCAACGATACGAAATACGTCTTCTCACTCAAGGGCATAACAGCCGCGCTAGGTTCCATCTCCGACTGCAAATAA